One window of the Prochlorococcus marinus CUG1438 genome contains the following:
- the rpe gene encoding ribulose-phosphate 3-epimerase, which produces MTELDQTKLVGVNRPIQIIPSVLPADWANMGACVKELEEAGVDRIQFDVMDGNFVPNLTFGPEMISACRKYCNVPFETQLMVSQYNCETMLESYVNATKGANGEPGVVIAHAEANIHLHRVLGKIRDLGGSPSVALNPHTPFEMIKNIMDMVDHVLVMTVNPGFGGQAYIPTMLNKIREIRNFIIEKNLNVDIEVDGGIKANWTISQCADAGANCFIAGSGMFAYQTLKEGCDDLRKVAQEAQKGIVLSEPK; this is translated from the coding sequence ATGACCGAGTTAGATCAAACAAAATTAGTTGGTGTTAACAGACCAATTCAAATAATTCCTTCAGTATTACCAGCAGATTGGGCAAATATGGGTGCATGTGTGAAAGAGCTAGAAGAAGCTGGGGTAGATAGAATTCAATTTGATGTAATGGATGGAAATTTCGTTCCAAATCTTACATTTGGCCCTGAAATGATTTCTGCATGTAGGAAATATTGCAATGTCCCTTTTGAAACTCAATTAATGGTTAGCCAATACAATTGTGAAACTATGCTTGAATCTTATGTAAACGCTACAAAAGGAGCAAATGGTGAACCAGGAGTTGTAATAGCTCATGCCGAAGCAAATATTCATTTACATAGAGTTCTTGGAAAAATAAGAGACCTAGGAGGGTCTCCATCTGTTGCATTAAACCCTCATACTCCTTTTGAAATGATTAAAAACATTATGGATATGGTTGATCATGTACTGGTTATGACAGTTAATCCCGGCTTTGGTGGACAGGCTTATATACCAACAATGCTTAATAAAATAAGAGAAATAAGAAACTTTATTATCGAAAAAAACTTAAATGTCGACATTGAGGTTGATGGGGGAATAAAAGCGAATTGGACTATTTCACAATGTGCCGATGCTGGTGCTAATTGTTTTATTGCAGGGAGTGGAATGTTTGCTTACCAAACATTAAAAGAGGGATGTGATGACTTGAGAAAAGTTGCGCAAGAGGCTCAAAAAGGTATCGTTCTTTCAGAACCCAAATAA
- a CDS encoding DUF309 domain-containing protein: MHEESTKSFKDSLFTALNLFNNQEWYEAHDAFEEIWNSVDGDERQVIQGILQVSVSQFHLTKGNLNGATILLGEGLGRIKTRTKINLGIDLESFCQCLEDLLRKLQNKELLNENDKPFLRPL, encoded by the coding sequence ATGCACGAAGAAAGTACAAAAAGTTTTAAAGACTCCCTTTTCACAGCTTTAAATCTTTTTAACAATCAAGAATGGTATGAGGCTCATGATGCTTTTGAAGAAATTTGGAATTCGGTTGATGGTGATGAAAGACAAGTCATCCAGGGAATTTTACAAGTATCTGTTTCTCAGTTTCACTTGACTAAGGGTAATTTAAATGGAGCTACTATTTTGCTTGGAGAGGGTTTAGGTAGAATAAAAACAAGAACCAAGATTAATTTAGGAATTGATCTTGAATCCTTCTGCCAATGTTTAGAAGATTTATTGAGGAAATTACAGAATAAAGAGCTACTAAATGAGAACGATAAGCCTTTTTTGAGACCTCTTTGA
- the lptB gene encoding LPS export ABC transporter ATP-binding protein → MNLRIHNVSLSIKGRLIVNNVSITVNPGEVVGLMGPNGAGKTTTFNLAVGNIKPDRGEILMNGKNITNLPLPIRSRLGLGYLTQEASIFRDLTVKDNIDLALQNSSYSRAAIRNRREQLINEFNLNNFVDNFGYQLSGGERRRCEIARALTVGRKGPKYLLLDEPFAGIDPLAVNDLKKLILKLSSDGVGILITDHNVRETLLITNKSYVLSEGKILAEGSSIELADNPIVKKYYLGRNFKL, encoded by the coding sequence ATGAACCTAAGAATTCATAATGTATCTCTTTCAATTAAAGGAAGATTAATCGTAAATAATGTTTCTATAACTGTAAATCCAGGGGAAGTTGTAGGTTTGATGGGACCAAATGGTGCAGGGAAAACTACAACTTTTAATCTTGCAGTTGGGAATATAAAACCTGATAGAGGTGAAATTTTAATGAATGGTAAAAATATAACCAATCTTCCTCTCCCAATTAGATCAAGACTTGGGTTGGGATATTTAACTCAGGAAGCGAGTATATTTAGAGACCTCACAGTTAAGGACAATATAGATTTGGCTTTGCAGAATTCTTCTTATAGTAGAGCAGCAATTAGAAACAGAAGAGAACAATTAATTAATGAATTTAATTTGAATAATTTTGTAGATAATTTTGGTTATCAACTTTCAGGTGGTGAGAGGAGGAGATGTGAAATAGCTAGGGCTCTTACTGTAGGCAGAAAAGGACCTAAATATTTGTTGTTAGACGAACCGTTTGCAGGAATTGATCCTCTAGCTGTAAATGATTTAAAGAAACTAATTCTTAAATTAAGTAGTGACGGGGTAGGTATTCTTATTACTGACCATAATGTAAGGGAAACACTTTTAATTACAAACAAATCATATGTATTAAGTGAAGGAAAAATTTTAGCTGAGGGATCATCAATTGAGTTAGCTGATAATCCCATAGTCAAAAAGTATTATCTAGGTCGTAATTTCAAACTTTGA
- a CDS encoding glycine--tRNA ligase subunit beta, producing the protein MSKYLLEIGTEELPAKFSHSVLDQFKSLIEFELHKKLIKYNNIVVTSTPRRIVLLIEGLVDYAEDKIVVRKGPNASSAFLNGSPTNAALGFAKSLGIDVDNLEIKNTEKGDFVFGTKIEQGQSTRISLSSIIPKVVKSLQGPRFMKWGAGNIKFSRPIRWITSIYNDEILDFAFDECDPKVEISNKSLSHRLINEVFEVQNPDDFFALLKQNRVLVKRKERKEKIRSLINEASKSLTLDADLSEELLNELTDLVEWPDLIIGKFSEEFLDLPVEVLSTVMKTHQRYVPLLLKNNTFSKLDLSSEKNISTNFFVISNGLEESNSNIAKGNEKVLKARFSDAKFFVESDKKVSSIQRNEKLKSVSYLKGFGNIFQRVERIEEVTKKILIFLNDKSLDDKKLIEAARYCKNDLCSEIVFEFPELQGIMGGKYLKNEGFSKDVCLAVAEHYLPSFYKDALPSTKYGAIISIADKIETLISIFISGKRPSGSSDPYALRRNLNGVIKIIWNYEFDLPLDNLFKELIDSWKISFPNFNFSKEEVLNDLNDFLVQRIFSHLEEISLNKELIKAVFTSDEVSQKRILNLIDLKNRIKCIVDYKEKEIFVDIQKIITRVSKLANNNNLSTEVLSTRDYVNTKLFEKDCELKVFEFIKELEKLFQKEYCNYLKLLNLFEINIKTIENMFDSEKGVLVMAEDLEIRNNRLNLLSLIRNYSLKIADFTLFNS; encoded by the coding sequence TTGTCTAAATATTTACTTGAGATAGGAACCGAAGAGTTGCCAGCAAAATTTTCTCATTCTGTTCTAGATCAATTTAAATCTCTTATAGAATTTGAATTGCATAAAAAATTAATCAAATACAACAATATAGTTGTTACCTCTACACCGAGAAGGATAGTTCTACTTATCGAAGGCTTAGTCGATTACGCAGAAGATAAGATAGTAGTGAGAAAAGGACCTAATGCAAGTTCGGCTTTTTTAAATGGATCTCCTACTAATGCTGCTTTAGGATTTGCAAAGAGTTTAGGAATTGATGTAGACAATCTAGAAATAAAAAATACAGAAAAGGGTGATTTTGTTTTTGGTACAAAAATTGAGCAAGGACAATCAACAAGAATTTCTTTGTCTTCAATTATTCCTAAAGTAGTAAAGAGTCTTCAAGGGCCTCGATTTATGAAGTGGGGCGCAGGGAACATAAAATTTTCAAGACCTATTCGGTGGATTACTTCTATTTACAATGATGAGATTCTTGATTTCGCGTTTGATGAATGTGATCCAAAAGTCGAAATAAGTAACAAATCTTTAAGCCATAGACTAATAAATGAAGTTTTTGAAGTTCAGAATCCTGATGATTTTTTTGCATTACTGAAACAAAATAGGGTATTAGTTAAGCGAAAAGAAAGAAAAGAAAAAATTAGAAGTTTAATAAATGAGGCGTCTAAATCACTAACTCTTGATGCTGACCTCTCTGAAGAATTACTTAATGAACTAACTGATTTAGTTGAATGGCCAGACTTGATTATTGGTAAATTTAGTGAAGAATTTCTAGATCTTCCTGTTGAAGTTCTTTCAACAGTTATGAAAACTCATCAGAGATATGTACCTCTATTATTAAAAAATAATACTTTTTCAAAACTTGATTTAAGTTCTGAAAAAAACATTAGTACTAATTTTTTTGTTATTTCAAATGGTCTTGAAGAATCAAATAGCAATATTGCCAAAGGTAATGAGAAAGTACTGAAGGCGAGGTTTTCAGATGCAAAGTTTTTTGTAGAAAGTGATAAAAAAGTTTCCTCAATACAAAGAAATGAAAAACTTAAATCTGTCTCTTATTTGAAAGGATTTGGAAATATTTTTCAAAGAGTTGAGAGAATAGAGGAAGTTACTAAAAAAATTCTCATATTTTTAAACGATAAGTCTTTAGATGATAAAAAATTAATAGAAGCAGCTAGATATTGTAAAAACGACTTGTGTAGTGAAATTGTTTTTGAATTCCCTGAGTTGCAAGGAATAATGGGTGGTAAATATCTTAAAAATGAGGGATTTAGTAAGGATGTTTGTTTGGCGGTAGCTGAACATTATTTACCTTCTTTTTATAAGGATGCTTTACCTTCTACAAAATATGGCGCAATAATTTCTATCGCAGATAAGATTGAAACTTTAATAAGTATTTTTATTTCAGGAAAGCGTCCAAGTGGATCATCTGATCCATATGCTTTAAGAAGAAATTTGAATGGAGTGATTAAAATAATTTGGAATTATGAATTTGATTTGCCTTTAGATAATCTATTTAAAGAACTAATCGATTCTTGGAAAATCTCCTTCCCTAATTTTAACTTCTCAAAAGAGGAAGTTTTAAATGATTTAAATGATTTTTTAGTTCAAAGAATTTTTAGTCATCTTGAAGAAATATCACTCAATAAAGAATTAATAAAAGCCGTTTTTACTTCTGATGAAGTTTCTCAAAAAAGAATATTAAATCTTATTGATCTAAAAAATAGAATTAAGTGTATTGTCGATTATAAAGAAAAGGAAATTTTTGTTGATATCCAGAAAATTATTACCAGGGTAAGCAAATTAGCTAATAATAACAATCTTTCAACAGAAGTTCTCTCAACAAGAGATTATGTAAATACAAAACTTTTTGAAAAAGATTGTGAATTGAAAGTTTTTGAATTTATTAAAGAATTAGAAAAACTTTTCCAAAAAGAATATTGCAATTATTTGAAACTTCTAAATTTGTTTGAAATTAATATAAAGACTATTGAAAATATGTTTGATAGTGAGAAGGGAGTTCTCGTAATGGCAGAGGATTTAGAAATAAGAAATAATAGACTTAATTTGTTGAGCTTAATTAGAAATTATTCTCTAAAAATAGCTGATTTTACACTTTTTAACTCTTAA
- a CDS encoding D-alanyl-D-alanine carboxypeptidase family protein, whose protein sequence is MEQEKDLTDYDIPIARRTHLNNPNSIVLKKLLIFSPFLFLFFSIFAFRLIRNIENGSLDNPNFQAQINQDHRILGHLPYSEIPNEKLVVIEPNIEVHIDMRDSLLKMRDEAKKDGIYLVFLSGYRSINLQNEIFYSLKSSRNQEAVERARVSAPPGYSEHSTGFAIDIGDATQRETDFETEFENTGAFKWLIKNAAKFHFKLSFTKDNKYIDYEPWHWRYEGSIEALRVFESSNRE, encoded by the coding sequence TTGGAACAAGAAAAAGATTTAACTGATTACGATATACCTATAGCTAGAAGAACTCACTTAAATAATCCCAATTCAATAGTATTAAAAAAATTATTAATATTTTCACCATTTCTTTTCCTCTTTTTTTCTATTTTTGCTTTTCGATTAATAAGAAATATAGAAAATGGATCCCTTGATAATCCAAATTTTCAGGCCCAAATAAATCAAGATCATAGAATTTTGGGCCATCTACCCTATTCCGAAATTCCCAATGAGAAACTAGTTGTAATTGAGCCCAATATTGAAGTTCATATTGATATGCGTGATTCTTTATTAAAGATGAGGGACGAAGCAAAAAAGGATGGGATATACTTAGTCTTCTTGAGTGGTTATAGGTCAATAAATTTGCAAAACGAAATCTTCTATTCTCTTAAATCTTCTAGAAATCAGGAAGCTGTTGAAAGAGCCAGAGTTTCAGCGCCCCCTGGATATTCTGAACATAGTACTGGTTTTGCAATTGATATTGGTGATGCTACTCAAAGAGAAACAGACTTTGAGACTGAATTCGAAAATACTGGTGCCTTTAAATGGTTAATAAAAAATGCAGCTAAATTTCACTTTAAGTTATCGTTCACCAAAGATAATAAATATATAGATTATGAACCTTGGCATTGGAGGTATGAGGGATCAATTGAAGCTTTAAGAGTTTTTGAAAGTTCAAATAGAGAATAA
- the ccsB gene encoding c-type cytochrome biogenesis protein CcsB, with amino-acid sequence MILNKLLENLIYDPVSVLGLLVFYFLLINLPISLSAVFKKKSSLTVRLLTILVNLLISFQLLFRWSISGHFPISNLYESLYFLTWGITMGQLFIEREYQSPIIPSIAISIELLTVAFACFVLPEDLKLSSNLVPALRSSWLVMHVSVVMLSYAALIIGSLLSVPVLFIDKDKPLQIRSSSTGIGGFKISNNYSLSNLVEPIEFSHSEELDTLSYRYILIGFVLLTLGLISGAVWANEAWGTWWSWDPKETWAFISWLFYAAYLHMRISKGWQGRKPALLASIGFLVVLICYLGVNFLGIGLHSYGWIFG; translated from the coding sequence ATGATATTAAATAAACTTCTTGAAAATTTAATTTATGATCCAGTTTCGGTCTTAGGTCTTTTAGTATTTTATTTTTTATTAATTAATTTACCAATTTCTTTAAGTGCAGTTTTCAAAAAAAAGTCTTCATTAACGGTGAGACTTCTAACGATTCTAGTAAATTTACTTATATCATTTCAATTACTTTTTAGGTGGTCAATTTCTGGACACTTTCCTATTAGCAATTTGTATGAATCTCTTTATTTCCTTACTTGGGGGATCACAATGGGACAATTATTTATTGAAAGGGAATACCAATCTCCAATAATCCCCTCAATTGCAATATCTATTGAGTTACTGACTGTGGCATTTGCTTGTTTTGTTTTGCCCGAGGATTTGAAATTATCATCTAATTTGGTTCCAGCTTTAAGATCTAGTTGGTTGGTAATGCATGTTAGCGTTGTAATGCTTAGTTATGCAGCATTAATAATAGGTTCTTTACTTTCGGTTCCTGTTTTGTTCATTGATAAGGATAAGCCCCTTCAAATAAGAAGTAGTTCTACAGGTATTGGTGGTTTTAAAATTTCTAATAACTATTCTTTAAGTAATTTAGTTGAACCTATTGAATTTTCTCATTCAGAGGAATTAGATACATTAAGTTATCGTTATATATTAATAGGTTTTGTTCTTTTGACTCTCGGTTTAATTTCAGGTGCGGTCTGGGCTAACGAGGCATGGGGCACATGGTGGAGTTGGGACCCAAAAGAAACATGGGCATTTATTTCTTGGTTGTTTTATGCAGCTTATCTGCATATGAGAATAAGTAAAGGTTGGCAAGGACGTAAACCAGCATTATTAGCATCTATAGGTTTTTTAGTGGTCTTAATATGTTATTTAGGAGTTAATTTCTTAGGAATAGGTTTACATAGTTATGGCTGGATATTTGGGTGA
- the chlP gene encoding geranylgeranyl reductase, with protein sequence MLRVAVIGGGPSGSCAAEILAKAGIKTWLFERKLDNAKPCGGAIPLCMVEEFDLPESIIDRKVRHMRMISPSNREVDISLDRVYGESDNEFIGMCRREVMDAFMRNRASDLGATLINGLVTSIETGNNNQGPYKLSYSDFTNGDKKGELKELTVDLLIGADGANSRVAKAMDAGDYKVAIAFQERIKLPKEEMSYYEDLAEMYVGTDVSPDFYGWVFPKYDHVAVGTGTMQKNQSLIKGLQEGVRNRAKKRLVNGEVIKVEAHPIPEHPRPRRVVGRMALVGDAAGYVTKSSGEGIYFAAKSGRMCAEEIVEASKNGQVIPSEKDLKNYLKKWDKKYGTTYKVLEILQNIFYRNDSAREAFVEMCDDMDVQRLTFDSYLYKRVVSMKPLQQLKITMLTLGSILRGKALAPQSYKPVDSAVRENKEVEKMLENYSIKGGIKVKS encoded by the coding sequence ATGTTGAGAGTAGCTGTTATTGGAGGAGGTCCAAGTGGTTCATGTGCTGCAGAAATACTTGCTAAAGCTGGGATAAAAACGTGGCTCTTCGAGAGAAAATTAGATAATGCGAAACCATGTGGAGGTGCTATTCCTCTCTGCATGGTAGAAGAATTTGATTTACCAGAGTCAATTATCGATAGGAAAGTAAGGCATATGAGAATGATATCTCCATCAAATAGAGAGGTAGACATAAGTCTAGATAGAGTATATGGGGAAAGCGATAATGAGTTTATTGGGATGTGTAGAAGAGAAGTTATGGATGCTTTTATGCGTAATAGAGCATCAGATCTTGGGGCAACATTAATAAATGGATTAGTTACTTCTATTGAAACTGGTAACAATAATCAAGGGCCTTATAAACTCTCCTATTCAGATTTTACGAATGGAGATAAAAAAGGAGAACTTAAGGAGCTTACCGTTGACCTTTTAATCGGAGCTGATGGAGCTAACAGCAGAGTAGCAAAAGCAATGGATGCAGGGGATTACAAAGTTGCTATTGCATTTCAGGAGAGAATTAAACTACCTAAAGAAGAAATGAGTTACTACGAAGATCTTGCTGAAATGTATGTAGGCACTGATGTTTCTCCGGATTTTTATGGGTGGGTATTTCCTAAATATGATCATGTTGCAGTGGGTACTGGAACAATGCAAAAGAATCAGTCATTAATTAAAGGTCTTCAAGAGGGAGTAAGAAATAGGGCAAAGAAAAGACTTGTTAATGGTGAAGTTATAAAGGTAGAAGCACATCCTATCCCTGAGCATCCAAGACCAAGAAGAGTTGTTGGGAGAATGGCTTTGGTTGGTGATGCAGCAGGTTATGTTACAAAGAGTTCTGGTGAGGGTATTTATTTTGCGGCAAAGAGCGGGAGAATGTGTGCTGAAGAAATTGTTGAGGCATCAAAAAACGGCCAAGTAATTCCATCAGAAAAAGATCTAAAAAACTATCTTAAAAAATGGGATAAAAAATATGGAACAACTTATAAGGTACTAGAAATCCTCCAAAATATTTTCTACAGAAATGATTCTGCAAGAGAAGCCTTTGTTGAGATGTGTGATGACATGGATGTTCAAAGACTTACTTTTGATAGTTACTTATACAAAAGAGTTGTCTCTATGAAACCATTACAACAACTTAAAATTACAATGCTTACACTTGGTTCCATCTTAAGAGGAAAAGCTTTAGCACCTCAAAGCTATAAACCTGTTGATAGTGCTGTAAGGGAAAATAAAGAAGTAGAAAAGATGCTTGAAAACTATTCAATAAAAGGGGGCATTAAAGTTAAGAGTTAA
- a CDS encoding NADPH-dependent assimilatory sulfite reductase hemoprotein subunit yields MIKIEKVKKKKNSAKEETVCLANGLEVSKFENFKKSSQFLKEPLATELINESDHFTNDAVQLLKFHGSYQQDNRENRKPGKSKDWQMMLRLRNPGGEVPGKLFLALDELSDKLGNGTLRATTRQAFQMHGIRKENLKEVIQTIVNSMGSTLAACGDINRNVMAPAAPFDSPDYNIARTLAKKVADLLTPMAGQGTFLELWADGDLEYTIKPDKDIEAIRKLQFKDNVFSGIKDEPLYGSTYLPRKFKCAVTVPGDNSVDLLTNDIGIVAFTSKDGKLEGCNFYVGGGMGRTHNNEETFARIADPLGYVEEPDVYELIQSIVAIQRDYGDRKSRKNSRMKYLLHRKGIKWFKKILSDKYFKKEIKKIRKEPDKVLIDYLGWHKQNKTSHFVGLPLLSGRLSGEKKNTITSIVKKYNLDLRLTPNQDILLCNIANKNKGEIQKSLSKIGYENLENINEIQRHALACPALPLCGLAMTEAERILPDVLKRIENLLLDLKIQKTILFRMTGCPNGCTRPYMAELALVGSGQNKYQLWLGGSKNLQRLAKPFLQKMELNDLEKTLQPLFDNWKSNMNLDFGDFINTQDENYILNLLNENQ; encoded by the coding sequence TTGATCAAGATTGAGAAAGTAAAAAAGAAAAAAAATTCTGCCAAAGAAGAAACTGTTTGTTTGGCAAATGGATTAGAAGTTTCTAAATTTGAAAATTTTAAAAAAAGTAGCCAATTCCTTAAGGAACCACTTGCAACGGAATTAATCAATGAGAGCGATCATTTCACTAATGATGCAGTACAGTTGTTGAAATTTCATGGTAGTTATCAACAAGATAATAGGGAAAATAGAAAGCCTGGCAAAAGTAAAGATTGGCAAATGATGCTTAGGTTAAGAAATCCTGGCGGTGAAGTCCCTGGGAAATTATTTTTAGCATTAGATGAATTATCTGACAAACTAGGTAATGGAACACTTAGGGCCACTACAAGACAAGCCTTTCAAATGCATGGAATTAGAAAGGAGAACCTAAAAGAAGTAATTCAAACAATAGTAAATTCAATGGGCTCCACATTAGCCGCATGTGGAGACATAAATAGAAACGTTATGGCCCCCGCGGCTCCATTTGATTCGCCAGACTATAATATTGCAAGAACATTGGCAAAAAAAGTTGCAGATCTTCTCACGCCAATGGCTGGCCAAGGCACTTTTTTAGAGCTTTGGGCTGATGGGGATTTAGAGTACACCATAAAGCCTGACAAAGATATTGAAGCAATTAGGAAGCTCCAATTCAAAGATAATGTTTTTAGTGGGATAAAAGATGAACCTCTATATGGTTCAACTTATTTACCGAGAAAATTCAAATGTGCTGTTACAGTTCCTGGGGACAATTCTGTTGATCTTCTTACAAATGACATAGGAATAGTTGCCTTTACCTCTAAAGATGGAAAGTTAGAAGGTTGCAACTTCTATGTTGGAGGAGGAATGGGTCGCACACATAATAATGAAGAGACCTTTGCCAGAATTGCAGATCCACTTGGATATGTTGAAGAACCTGATGTCTATGAATTAATACAAAGCATTGTTGCTATACAAAGAGATTATGGTGATAGAAAATCAAGGAAAAATTCGAGAATGAAATATCTTCTTCATAGAAAAGGTATTAAATGGTTCAAAAAAATTCTTTCTGATAAGTATTTCAAAAAAGAAATAAAAAAAATTAGAAAAGAACCTGATAAGGTTCTTATTGATTACCTTGGTTGGCATAAACAAAATAAAACCTCCCATTTCGTAGGTTTACCATTATTATCAGGGAGATTATCTGGAGAGAAGAAGAATACCATCACAAGTATTGTTAAAAAATATAATTTAGATTTAAGACTCACACCTAATCAAGATATTTTACTTTGTAATATCGCCAATAAAAACAAAGGTGAAATTCAAAAATCTCTATCAAAAATTGGATACGAAAATTTAGAAAACATTAATGAAATACAAAGACACGCTTTAGCTTGTCCTGCTTTACCACTTTGTGGTCTTGCAATGACTGAAGCTGAAAGAATATTACCTGATGTATTAAAAAGGATTGAAAATTTACTATTAGATCTAAAAATACAAAAGACAATATTATTCAGAATGACAGGATGTCCGAATGGATGTACCAGGCCTTACATGGCCGAATTAGCACTTGTCGGAAGTGGGCAAAACAAATACCAATTATGGTTGGGGGGAAGTAAAAATCTACAAAGGCTTGCTAAACCATTCTTACAAAAAATGGAACTTAACGATTTAGAAAAAACTCTTCAACCACTATTTGATAATTGGAAGAGTAATATGAATTTGGATTTCGGAGATTTTATAAATACTCAAGATGAAAATTATATATTGAATTTACTAAATGAAAATCAATAG
- the typA gene encoding translational GTPase TypA, which translates to MSSSIKEIRNVAIIAHVDHGKTTLVDALLSQSGIFRDNEVIPTCVMDSNDLERERGITILSKNTAVNYKDTRINIIDTPGHADFGGEVERVLGMVDGCLLIVDANEGPMPQTRFVLKKALEKGLRPIVFVNKIDRPRVVPEIAIDKVLDLFLELGADDDQCDFPYLFGSGLSGFAKEEMESNSDNMMPLFEAIIRHVPPPVGDANKPLQLQITTLDYSDFLGRIVIGKIHNGTIKNGQQASLIKENGKTIKGKVGKLLGFQGLQRIDINEAFAGDIVAVSGFDDVNIGETIACPDSPHPLPLIKVDEPTLNMTFVVNDSPFAGKEGKFVTSRQLKNRLERELLTNVALRVEETDSPDRFSVSGRGELHLGILIETMRREGFEFQISQPQVIFRKIDDVECEPIETLVLDVPEVSVGSCIEKLGSRKAEMKNMQTSADGRTQLEFLVPSRGLIGFRGEFVRITRGEGIMSHSFYEYKPKTGDFETRRNGVLIAFEEGVATFYALKNAEDRGVYFIKPGVKVYKGMIIGENNRPQDLELNICKTKQLTNMRSAGAEELDTLQSPVDITLERALEYIGPDEMLEVTPDSIRMRKINKKKKN; encoded by the coding sequence ATGTCATCTTCGATAAAAGAAATTAGGAATGTCGCAATTATTGCCCATGTAGATCATGGGAAGACAACTCTTGTGGATGCATTATTATCTCAATCGGGAATATTTAGGGATAATGAAGTCATCCCTACATGCGTAATGGATTCAAATGATCTTGAAAGAGAAAGAGGAATTACAATACTCTCTAAAAATACTGCAGTTAATTATAAAGACACCAGAATCAATATAATAGATACTCCGGGTCACGCAGATTTTGGAGGAGAAGTAGAGAGGGTTTTGGGAATGGTTGATGGTTGTCTGCTTATCGTTGATGCAAACGAGGGGCCAATGCCTCAAACACGATTTGTTTTAAAAAAAGCTTTAGAAAAAGGGCTTAGGCCTATAGTTTTTGTAAATAAAATTGATAGACCAAGAGTAGTACCAGAAATTGCAATTGATAAGGTTCTGGATTTGTTTTTAGAATTAGGAGCCGATGATGATCAATGTGATTTTCCCTATCTTTTTGGAAGTGGCCTATCTGGGTTCGCAAAAGAAGAGATGGAATCTAATAGTGATAATATGATGCCTCTTTTTGAAGCTATTATCAGACATGTTCCGCCTCCAGTGGGTGATGCAAATAAGCCTCTTCAACTACAAATAACTACTTTGGACTATTCTGATTTTTTAGGCAGAATTGTAATTGGAAAAATTCATAATGGAACTATAAAAAATGGTCAACAAGCTAGTTTAATTAAAGAAAATGGAAAAACTATTAAAGGTAAGGTTGGTAAACTATTAGGATTCCAAGGATTACAAAGGATTGACATAAATGAAGCATTCGCAGGAGATATCGTTGCCGTTTCTGGTTTCGATGACGTCAATATTGGTGAGACCATAGCATGTCCCGACTCTCCACATCCACTTCCATTAATCAAAGTTGATGAACCTACTTTAAATATGACTTTTGTTGTAAACGACTCACCATTTGCAGGTAAAGAAGGGAAATTTGTTACTAGTAGACAGTTGAAAAATAGATTGGAAAGGGAACTTTTAACAAATGTAGCCCTTAGGGTCGAAGAAACTGATTCACCAGATAGGTTTTCAGTTTCAGGAAGAGGAGAATTACATTTAGGAATTTTGATTGAAACTATGCGGAGAGAAGGGTTCGAGTTCCAAATCTCTCAACCTCAAGTAATTTTTAGAAAAATTGATGATGTTGAATGTGAGCCTATAGAGACTTTGGTCCTAGATGTGCCTGAAGTGTCAGTTGGCTCTTGTATAGAGAAACTTGGATCGAGAAAGGCGGAGATGAAAAATATGCAGACAAGTGCAGATGGGAGAACTCAATTAGAATTTCTTGTCCCATCAAGAGGATTAATTGGATTTCGTGGAGAATTTGTTCGGATAACAAGAGGTGAAGGTATCATGAGTCACTCATTTTATGAATATAAACCTAAAACAGGAGATTTTGAAACCAGGAGAAATGGAGTCCTGATTGCTTTTGAGGAAGGTGTGGCAACATTTTATGCATTAAAGAATGCAGAAGATAGGGGAGTCTATTTCATTAAACCTGGAGTTAAAGTTTATAAGGGAATGATAATTGGAGAGAATAATCGACCCCAAGATCTTGAGTTAAATATATGTAAAACTAAGCAATTGACTAACATGAGGTCTGCAGGGGCAGAAGAACTTGATACTTTGCAGTCACCTGTTGATATTACTCTTGAAAGAGCACTCGAATATATTGGTCCAGATGAAATGCTAGAGGTAACACCGGATTCAATAAGAATGAGAAAAATAAATAAAAAGAAAAAAAATTAA